One window of bacterium genomic DNA carries:
- a CDS encoding MerR family transcriptional regulator produces MKREKFYYIGEVSKITELPTHIIRFWEKELSFIKPLRDQKGHRIYTEEDIEKINRIKFLVYNEGYKIKGVKKKLRDINDKEAKKDMKKFCEDILRDIKEIKKCLQ; encoded by the coding sequence ATGAAAAGAGAGAAATTTTATTATATTGGGGAAGTAAGTAAAATCACTGAACTTCCCACTCATATAATAAGATTCTGGGAAAAAGAACTTTCTTTTATAAAACCATTGAGGGACCAGAAAGGGCATAGAATATATACGGAAGAAGATATTGAAAAAATTAACAGAATAAAATTTTTGGTCTATAATGAAGGATATAAGATAAAAGGGGTGAAAAAGAAATTAAGAGATATTAATGATAAAGAAGCAAAAAAAGATATGAAAAAATTCTGTGAAGATATCTTGCGAGATATAAAGGAGATTAAAAAATGTTTACAATAG
- a CDS encoding DegT/DnrJ/EryC1/StrS family aminotransferase has protein sequence MAERIYGERELELLKEVLDSKRLCSLDGKYTHIFEEKFAQMMGVKYGVAMNSAMSVLHSSVICAGAGAGSEVICDSAFVFGAQAVLYNNAIPKFVDIKPYTHNMDPEKLESAITERTKAVIVTHAWGLPAEIDKIVEIARKYKLLVIEDCAHAILATYKGKYAGTWGDIGSFSFQGSKQMSLGDGGMAITDNEELSKKLNLNAGAPTFFSVAHGLHYNYRMNELTSVVGIAQLERLNLFIKGLQKIAEYYNNAVSECKWLIQQKHPDAISTYHLWAVTFEGDKYGLELEEFKKFLKEEETGLSVGYTQMPAYKHPVIKERLAHAFHCANYREKIEYPDGLCPVAERIIPRIVLGDTVISEEEAKRRAEKIYNAIRKLEGK, from the coding sequence ATGGCAGAAAGGATTTATGGGGAAAGGGAACTGGAACTCTTAAAGGAAGTACTGGATTCAAAAAGATTATGTTCGCTAGATGGAAAATATACCCATATATTTGAAGAGAAATTTGCACAGATGATGGGTGTAAAATATGGTGTTGCTATGAATTCTGCAATGAGTGTTTTACACTCTTCAGTTATCTGTGCTGGTGCAGGTGCTGGGAGTGAGGTTATATGTGATTCTGCTTTTGTCTTCGGCGCCCAGGCAGTTTTGTATAACAATGCAATACCTAAATTTGTAGATATAAAACCGTACACCCACAATATGGACCCGGAAAAATTAGAATCAGCGATAACTGAAAGAACAAAAGCAGTGATAGTAACTCATGCATGGGGATTACCTGCTGAAATAGATAAAATTGTAGAGATTGCCCGTAAATATAAACTTTTAGTTATAGAAGATTGTGCACATGCAATTCTGGCAACCTATAAAGGTAAGTATGCAGGAACCTGGGGAGATATAGGTTCATTCAGTTTTCAGGGAAGTAAACAGATGTCTCTCGGAGATGGGGGAATGGCAATTACAGATAATGAGGAACTTTCCAAAAAACTTAATTTAAATGCAGGTGCACCTACTTTCTTTTCTGTAGCACACGGGCTTCATTATAACTATAGGATGAATGAACTTACATCAGTGGTTGGAATAGCACAACTGGAAAGATTAAATTTGTTCATAAAAGGTCTTCAGAAAATTGCTGAATACTATAACAATGCAGTTTCAGAATGTAAATGGCTGATACAGCAAAAACATCCGGATGCTATCTCCACATATCATTTATGGGCTGTAACATTTGAAGGAGATAAATATGGCTTGGAACTGGAAGAATTTAAAAAGTTTTTGAAAGAGGAGGAGACAGGATTGAGTGTTGGTTATACACAGATGCCTGCTTATAAACATCCTGTAATAAAAGAGAGATTAGCCCATGCTTTTCATTGTGCAAATTACAGAGAGAAAATTGAATATCCAGACGGTTTGTGTCCAGTTGCAGAAAGGATTATTCCGAGGATAGTTTTGGGAGATACAGTTATATCAGAAGAAGAAGCAAAAAGAAGAGCAGAAAAAATTTATAATGCGATAAGAAAACTAGAAGGAAAGTGA
- a CDS encoding Gfo/Idh/MocA family oxidoreductase, whose product MRDTNIGKIRVGVVGYGRGWGLCNILKKFPEVELRAVCDSNPKIQDHVKKDHPEVSFYTDYYKMISSGNIDAVLIETPPAYHASYSIAALEKNIHVLSDCPAVVSIKEGEQLWKVAQKSKAIYMFGENVNYWDFIKTCKELKEKGLLGDPVYLEAEYIHDIRYLFSQTPWRETLPPILYITHSLGPIIEWIEEELIAVACMDTGSHINKKRYQHDAMVAVFRTKSDIVVKILCSFINNHPACFHRYVYYGTKGYFERSSPLPDRVSSHLQKTIFSTTQIRGMDGLMELPTSNIDLISEGHGGADYLMVKDFIKAIVKNLPSPIDVKKALKMSLPGVYALESAKAGGKMIAIKYPWNEK is encoded by the coding sequence AAAATTAGAGTAGGTGTTGTGGGTTATGGACGGGGATGGGGTTTATGCAATATTTTAAAAAAATTTCCAGAAGTGGAATTGAGAGCAGTTTGTGATAGCAATCCTAAAATTCAAGACCATGTTAAAAAAGACCATCCTGAAGTTTCTTTTTATACTGACTATTATAAAATGATTAGTTCAGGTAATATAGATGCTGTTTTGATAGAAACACCTCCTGCCTATCATGCGTCCTATTCCATAGCAGCACTGGAAAAAAATATACATGTGCTTTCTGATTGTCCTGCAGTAGTTTCTATAAAAGAAGGAGAACAACTATGGAAGGTAGCACAGAAGAGTAAAGCGATATATATGTTTGGAGAGAATGTGAATTATTGGGATTTTATAAAGACATGTAAGGAATTAAAAGAAAAAGGACTATTAGGAGACCCTGTCTATCTTGAAGCAGAATACATCCACGATATAAGGTATCTTTTCAGTCAGACACCATGGAGAGAAACTTTGCCTCCGATTCTTTATATTACCCATTCTCTCGGTCCTATTATTGAATGGATAGAGGAAGAACTAATTGCAGTTGCCTGTATGGATACAGGGAGTCATATCAATAAGAAAAGATATCAACATGATGCAATGGTAGCGGTTTTCAGGACGAAATCAGATATAGTAGTAAAAATATTATGTAGTTTCATTAACAATCATCCTGCATGTTTCCACCGTTATGTGTATTATGGTACTAAAGGATATTTTGAAAGATCTTCTCCACTGCCTGACAGAGTATCCTCTCATCTACAGAAGACAATTTTTTCAACCACTCAAATCAGGGGTATGGATGGATTGATGGAATTACCAACTTCTAATATTGACCTTATCAGTGAAGGTCATGGAGGAGCGGACTATCTAATGGTAAAAGATTTTATTAAGGCAATCGTTAAAAATCTCCCTTCACCGATTGATGTGAAAAAGGCACTCAAAATGTCTTTACCTGGAGTATATGCATTAGAGTCCGCTAAAGCAGGTGGAAAAATGATTGCTATCAAATACCCCTGGAATGAAAAGTAA
- a CDS encoding argininosuccinate synthase, whose protein sequence is MKIVLAYSGGLDTSVAIRWLKEKYKAEIICYTSNIGQTEDVKKLREKALKTGAKKLYFDDLREKFVNEYILPTLKAGAMYQDKYPLATALSRPLIVEGMVKIAQKEKADAVAHGCTGKGNDQVRFELTTRYLAPELKVIAPVREWEFKSREEEIGYAKKYNIPVPVTKAKPYSIDWNLWGVSVECGILENPWNEPPEDAYQITISPEKAPAKPEYITIGFEKGIPLSLNGKKMETIKIIEKLTEIGGKTGIGRIDMVEDRLVGIKSREIYEAPAAVILHTAHNELEKLVFSRDLFEFKKIVSQRYSQLVYFGQWFSHIKECLDAFVEESQKFVTGEVRLKLYKGNCIIAGRKSPYSLYSEVLATYTEKDIFDHTAAKGFLEIFGLPSKLEGIREKNN, encoded by the coding sequence ATGAAGATAGTACTTGCATATTCAGGTGGACTTGATACTTCAGTAGCAATAAGGTGGTTAAAAGAAAAATATAAAGCAGAAATTATATGCTACACTTCCAATATCGGACAGACAGAAGATGTAAAAAAATTGAGAGAAAAGGCGCTAAAAACAGGTGCGAAAAAATTATATTTTGATGACCTGAGAGAAAAATTTGTGAATGAGTATATCCTGCCAACATTGAAAGCAGGTGCTATGTATCAGGATAAATATCCCCTGGCAACAGCACTTTCCAGACCACTTATTGTGGAAGGGATGGTAAAGATAGCACAAAAAGAAAAGGCAGATGCGGTTGCACATGGATGTACAGGAAAAGGAAATGACCAAGTAAGGTTTGAACTCACAACAAGATATTTAGCACCGGAACTGAAAGTCATTGCACCTGTTAGGGAATGGGAGTTTAAATCAAGAGAAGAAGAGATAGGATATGCTAAAAAATATAATATCCCTGTACCTGTAACAAAAGCAAAACCGTACAGTATTGACTGGAATCTGTGGGGGGTATCTGTTGAGTGTGGTATACTTGAAAATCCTTGGAATGAACCCCCAGAGGATGCATACCAGATTACTATCTCACCTGAAAAAGCCCCTGCAAAACCGGAATACATCACAATTGGATTTGAAAAAGGGATACCTTTATCACTGAACGGTAAAAAAATGGAAACAATAAAAATCATTGAGAAACTTACAGAGATAGGTGGAAAAACTGGGATTGGAAGGATTGATATGGTGGAAGACCGTCTTGTAGGAATAAAATCAAGAGAAATATATGAAGCGCCTGCTGCAGTTATACTCCACACTGCACACAACGAACTGGAAAAGCTTGTCTTCTCAAGAGACCTTTTTGAATTCAAGAAGATTGTTTCTCAGAGGTACTCACAACTTGTATATTTTGGTCAGTGGTTCTCTCATATAAAAGAGTGTCTGGACGCATTTGTAGAAGAAAGCCAGAAGTTTGTCACAGGAGAGGTACGGTTAAAACTCTATAAAGGAAACTGTATCATTGCAGGTAGAAAGTCCCCTTACTCATTGTATAGTGAAGTACTTGCGACTTATACAGAAAAGGATATATTTGACCACACTGCTGCAAAGGGTTTCCTCGAGATATTCGGTCTCCCTTCAAAACTTGAAGGTATTCGAGAGAAAAATAATTAG
- the purN gene encoding phosphoribosylglycinamide formyltransferase, translating to MFTIGLLASGKGSNIQAIIDNIKTDNLPVYPAIILSDNPDAGALEIAKREGIKHYCIPEKKYRTILSPDVEKSYVKILKEYKVDLICLAGFMRVIKETFLKNFAGKIINIHPSLLPAFPGLEAWKQAIDYGVKFTGCTTHFVEAGVDTGPIILQAVVPVLKDDTSETLHKRIQEKEHIIYPLTIKLIAEGKVSISGRKVYINS from the coding sequence ATGTTTACAATAGGACTTCTCGCATCAGGAAAAGGAAGCAATATCCAGGCGATAATAGATAACATAAAGACAGATAATCTTCCTGTATATCCAGCAATCATATTGAGCGATAATCCAGATGCAGGCGCACTTGAAATAGCAAAAAGGGAAGGGATAAAACATTACTGTATACCTGAAAAAAAATATAGAACTATTCTTTCGCCTGATGTGGAAAAATCTTATGTAAAGATATTAAAGGAATATAAGGTAGACCTTATCTGTCTGGCTGGCTTTATGCGGGTAATAAAAGAAACGTTTTTAAAAAACTTTGCTGGCAAAATTATAAATATACATCCATCACTTCTACCTGCATTTCCTGGACTTGAAGCATGGAAACAAGCAATTGACTATGGAGTAAAATTTACTGGCTGTACCACCCACTTTGTTGAAGCAGGAGTTGACACAGGACCAATAATCCTTCAAGCAGTGGTTCCTGTATTAAAAGATGATACCTCAGAAACATTGCATAAAAGAATTCAGGAAAAGGAGCATATTATATATCCACTAACAATAAAACTTATAGCAGAAGGAAAAGTGAGCATATCTGGAAGAAAAGTATATATTAATAGTTAA
- a CDS encoding N-acetyltransferase: MEKVIIRKAKMGDVNYIRRLINTFAAEGKMLPISLNMLYERLRNFWVVEVDGKVIGCAALKIVWKDLGEIRSIAISKKHQGKGYGKILVKKLLEEAELLEIKKVFTLTYVPEFFEKLGFDRIIKSKLPHKVWSDCINCPKFPRCDETALQMILKK, from the coding sequence ATGGAAAAAGTCATTATAAGAAAAGCAAAAATGGGTGATGTAAATTATATAAGACGACTCATAAACACTTTTGCAGCAGAAGGGAAAATGCTTCCTATATCTCTTAATATGCTTTACGAACGGTTAAGAAACTTCTGGGTTGTAGAGGTAGATGGAAAAGTTATTGGCTGTGCTGCCCTGAAAATCGTCTGGAAGGACCTCGGAGAAATAAGGTCTATCGCTATATCTAAAAAACATCAGGGAAAGGGTTATGGCAAGATACTTGTAAAGAAACTACTGGAAGAAGCAGAATTACTGGAAATAAAAAAGGTTTTTACACTTACATATGTCCCTGAATTTTTTGAAAAATTAGGATTTGATAGGATTATAAAATCAAAACTACCACATAAGGTATGGAGTGATTGCATCAACTGTCCCAAATTCCCACGGTGTGATGAAACAGCACTACAGATGATTCTAAAAAAATGA
- a CDS encoding NAD(P)-dependent glycerol-3-phosphate dehydrogenase: MEEKIGILGAGGWGITLTRLLEKKGYRVILWEPVEKTLSVLQKERESREYFPNFKIPVNVDITGTIEKVVLYSDVIIIVVRSTFLRNTLRQLKKFYRNQPILIGTKGLEVSTGNSMSDILISELGENIPFGVLSGPTIAKEIAKGRPSAAVVATQKEKLGLLFQKILGCETLRIYTSNDVKGVELGGAFKNVIAIGAGIIDGLDLGINTKSAYLTRGLNEMIKIGCKLGGKEKTFRGLSGIGDLITTSFSPYSRNRSFGEAIIRIGKEPYLKETKMVIEGIFATKAFYRLSRKMDIELPITESIYRIIYKDIRPEIEIKRLMTRKPKEE; encoded by the coding sequence ATGGAAGAAAAGATAGGAATACTGGGAGCAGGTGGCTGGGGAATTACACTAACACGTCTGCTTGAAAAAAAAGGATACAGAGTAATTTTATGGGAACCAGTAGAGAAAACACTTTCTGTTTTGCAAAAAGAGAGAGAAAGTCGTGAATATTTTCCAAATTTTAAAATCCCAGTAAATGTTGATATCACAGGGACTATAGAAAAAGTCGTTTTATATTCTGATGTTATTATAATAGTAGTACGTTCTACCTTTCTAAGGAATACATTGAGACAGTTGAAAAAATTTTATAGGAACCAGCCCATACTTATAGGGACAAAAGGACTTGAGGTATCTACAGGAAACAGTATGTCAGATATTTTAATATCAGAACTTGGAGAAAATATCCCGTTTGGAGTTCTATCAGGCCCAACTATTGCGAAGGAGATAGCAAAAGGGAGGCCATCAGCTGCTGTTGTAGCAACACAGAAAGAAAAGTTAGGTCTTCTTTTTCAAAAAATACTTGGATGTGAAACCTTAAGGATATACACAAGTAATGATGTAAAAGGTGTAGAGTTAGGTGGTGCATTTAAAAATGTTATTGCTATTGGAGCAGGAATAATTGATGGACTTGACCTTGGAATAAACACAAAGTCCGCATACCTTACACGTGGACTCAATGAGATGATTAAAATTGGTTGTAAACTCGGTGGTAAAGAAAAGACATTTAGAGGGCTCTCAGGGATAGGAGACCTAATTACAACTTCTTTCAGTCCTTATAGTAGAAATAGGTCATTTGGAGAGGCAATAATCAGGATAGGAAAGGAACCATATCTTAAAGAAACCAAGATGGTAATAGAAGGAATTTTTGCAACAAAGGCATTTTATAGATTGAGTAGAAAAATGGATATAGAATTGCCAATTACTGAATCAATATATAGAATTATATATAAAGACATAAGACCAGAAATAGAAATTAAAAGATTGATGACAAGAAAACCAAAAGAAGAATAA